The DNA region CGTGGCCAAGGTTTGGCGAACATGATTTCTGGGCTGTTTGGCGCTCTGCCAGGTGCGGGGGCGACGATGGGAACGGTGACCAACATCCAAGTTGGCGCTCGCTCACCGTTATCCGGTGTGATTCGTGCTTTGATTCTCGCTTTAGTCGTGCTTGTCGCTAGCGGTTTGACTGAACCCATTCCGATGGCTGTATTGGCAGGTATTGCGGTTTATGTTGGCTTTAATATTCTGGATTGGAGTTTTATCCAACGTGCCCATAAGGTGAGCTTTCCGGGTATGGCGGTCATGTATGGCGTCATGCTGCTGACAGTATTTGTCGATTTGATTGTTGCTGTAGGGCTAGGGGTATTTATTTCTAATATCATCATCATTGAACGCTTGAGTCGTGAGCAAGCACGCCAAGTTAAAGCCATCAGTGATGCTGATGAAGACGATGTACCACTGACCGATAGCGAAAGAGGCTTGTTGGACAGAGCCAATGGTAAAGTGTTGTTCTTCTATCTGTCCGGTCCGATGATCTTTAGTGTTTCTAAGGCGATCTCTCGTCAACACTCGAGCATTTCTGACTATGAAGTCATGATCCTCGACTTAACGGATGTTCCTATGATTGATGTGACGGTCGGCTTGGCTTTAGAAAACGCCATTAAAGATGCTTTAGACGCGAGCTGTGAAGTGTACTTGTTGTGTCCTAACCAACGTACTCGCGAGCAACTAGAGAAATTCCATGTGATTGATTTAGTGCCGGATGCGAATACATACAAGTTCCGCTATGAAGCGCTCAATGCGGCTATCAAGCATGTTGAAACTGATGAGCATCAAATGCTGACGCTTTAATCAACAGTCTCTATTAACTAAGCGCTGCTGGGGTTCTGGGAGCGCTTTTTTATTGTTTTAGATTGAGTGATTAAGAATCATAAAAGATAGGTATTTCTAATTTTATAGAAAGGTTTATTTGTATTCATCGTTATTCAACGATAAACTAATTCAACTTTAGTGCAATACCGATTGTCGGTTATGACGCCGACAGCAGTTTCCCCATTTGGTATTGGCATTCACGATTCATCAACAGATGGCAAGTATTACGCAATGTACGCATTAGAAATTGAACAGCTTCGCAAGACCTATGCGGGCGGATTTGAAGCGTTGAAGGGCATCAGCTTACAAGTAAAGAAAGGTGACTTTTACGCACTTCTTGGGCCGAATGGGGCTGGTAAATCAACCACTATTGGCATTATCTCTTCTTTAGTCAACAAGACATCTGGCACCACCAAGGTGTTTGGGTATGACATTGATACGCATCTTGAATTGGCGAAGCAAAACCTAGGTTTGGTTCCTCAAGAGTTCAACTTCAACCAATTTGAAACCGTTGAACAAATTGTCATGCAGCAAGCGGGCTATTACGGGGTTTCAAAAGCGCTAGCTAAAGAGCGTGCAGAAAAGTACCTGACCAAACTCGACTTATGGGAGAAACGTAAGGAACGTGCGCGTAACTTGTCTGGTGGTATGAAGCGCCGTTTGATGATCGCGCGAGCTCTAATGCACGAGCCTCAATTGCTGATCCTTGATGAACCAACTGCAGGGGTAGATATTGAACTGCGTCGTTCAATGTGGGACTTCTTAAAGGAGATCAACCAAGAGCAGGGCATTACCATCATTTTGACCACGCATTACTTGGAAGAAGCAGAAATGCTGTGTCGTAATATCGGTATCATCAACAAAGGTGAACTGATTGAAAATACGACCATGAAGGCGCTGTTGGGTAAATTGACGGTAGAAACCTTTATCCTAGATATTGAGTTCGACGGTGAAGTGCCAGTACTTCAAGGGGTAAGTAGCCAATCGATGGTCAATGGTTCATTGGAAATCGAATTAGATAAGAGCCAAGGGTTGAACTCGGTGTTTAACCAATTATCTGATTTAGGCGTAAAAGTGCTCTCTATGCGCAACAAAGCGAACCGTTTGGAAGAGCTGTTTGTCAGTATCGTACGTGGAGGTAACCAATAATGTACCAATTGTATTGGACGGCTTTTTGTAGCCTAGTTACAAAAGAAGTGAACCGTTTTACGCGTATTTGGGTGCAAACTTTGGTACCACCTGCGATTACGATGACGTTGTATTTCATTATTTTCGGTAACTTAATTGGCTCTCGCATCGGTGACATGAACGGCTTTAGTTACATGGAATACATTGTTCCGGGTTTGATCATGATGTCGGTGATCACGAACTCATACTCGAATGTGGCTTCTTCTTTCTTTAGTTCCAAATTCCAAAGAAACATCGAGGAATTGTTAGTGGCGCCAGTGCCGAACTACATCATCATTCTCGGTTTTGTGATGGGCGGCGTCGTACGTGGCCTATTAGTCGGAACGATTGTCACGTTTGTTTCGCTTTTCTTTGTTGATTTGAAAGTCGATCACTGGGGCATCATCATTGCGACTGTCTTTATGACGTCAGTGGTATTTTCACTTGGTGGCTTAATTAATGCGGTTTATGCGAAAACGTTTGATGATATCTCGATTATCCCTACGTTCGTTCTGACTCCGCTGACTTATCTTGGCGGTGTGTTTTACTCCATCAGTTTGTTGCCTGAATTTTGGCAAGGGGTGTCTAAGCTGAATCCAATCGTCTACATGGTGAACGCTTTCCGTTATGGTTTCCTTGGTGTGTCTGATGTGGGTATCGTTACGTCGTTTAGCGTATTGATCGTGTTTGTGGTTGCGCTCTACGCGGTGGCTCACTATCTAGTGACTAAGGGCATTGGGTTAAGAAGTTAACCTTAACAACACATTCAAGGGCAGCCATGAGAGCTGCCCTTCCTTAATGCACACCAATACATTCCCATACAATTTTTCGACTTTTAACATGCTAGGTTTGATTCATTTGTTGTAAATGCATTTGCTGTAAATGAGTGAAGCCATGAATATTGTCCCCTCTCCATCTTTCTCTTTTAAATTACTTCTTCCTAAATATTGGTCTGTTTGGTTCGCCTTTGGTCTGTTGGCGCTGATTGTCAATCTGCTTCCATTCTCAGCCTTACGTTTGTTAGGTCGAGGTATTGGCTCGCTTGCGATGCTGGCCATGAAGCGCCGTAAAGGCATTGCAAAGCAAAATTTAAAACTCTGCTTTCCTGAATACAGCGCTCAAGAATGCGATGAACTGGTAAAGACAAACTTTAAATACACGGGCATGGCGCTGATCGAGACGGGAATGGCTTGGTTTTGGCCTGAGTGGCGAGTTAAGAGACTTGCGACGATTGTCGGTAAAGAGCGCTTACTCGAACAAGAGAAAAATGGGCGTGGTGTGCTGGTGGTTTGCAGTCATCACCTTAATTTGGAAATGACAGCGCGTATTTTTAGTCAATTTGCCAAAGGCTATGGTGTTTATCGACCGAATTCAAATCCAGTTTATGAGTTTGTTCAGCATCGAGGACGCACGCGTTGCGGCCATCAAATGATTGATCGGAAAGACGTTAAATCGATGCTTAAAGTGCTGAAAAACGGTCAGCGACTGTGGTATCTACCTGACCATGATTACGGTGTGAAAAATTCGGTCTTTGCCCCGTTTTTTGCTGTCGAGCAAGCCGCGAGTACTGCTGGATCGAGTGTGCTTATTGATGCGACAAAATGCGCAGTGATGTCAGGGGTTACGGTCAGTGAAAATTCTCACTACACGCTCTATATTGGTGAGGATCTCAGTGGACGTTTCGAGCGCCGTAATCCGGTCAAAGCGGCAAGTATCCTAAATCAAGAACTTGAAGGCATGATAAGAAGAGACGTGCCAGCTTGGATGTGGCTGCATAAGCGGTTTAAAACTCGTCCGGAAGGTTTGAGTGGCGTTTATGCGTAAGAGGGATACAAAAAAGGTCGGCTTAGTGCCGACCTTTTTGTTTGCGAATTTCGTTTATTCAGCGTTTGCTGAATTCGCTTCGCTAGATTCTTCTTCTTTAGCTTCTACCGCCATATCAACAGTTTGGTTGTCGATGAGGCGTGCTTTACCTAAGAAGGCAGACATCAGGATCACGGCTTGAGTGGTCTCTGTTGTGATTGCTTGAAGTGTGCGAGCATCACGAATGAAGATTTCATCTGGCTGCAAACCGGCAGCGCGTAATTGATCATTCGCATCTTCAATCACTGAAGCGTAATCGTCACGACCACCACGCATCGCGCTACTGATCCAGCGCATAGTACGTGCTAAAACAGGTGCGCGTTGACGCTCATCAATCGTTAGCAGGCCATTGCGAGAGCTCATTGCAAGGCCGTCCATTTCACGAACGGTTGCGACACCAACGATTTCGATGTCCATTGCTAGGTCATCAACCATCTTACGAATAACAGCAAGCTGTTGGAAATCTTTCTCACCAAAGCAAGCCACATCAGGTTGAACGATGTTGAATAATTTATTTACGATAGTCGTCACGCCACGGAAATGGCCAGGACGGGAAGCACCTTCAAGAATCGTAGAAAGCCCAGGAACATCGACAAAAGTCTGTTTATCTAAGCCTTCAGGGTAAATGATCTCTGGTGTCGGTGTGAATACCAACTCTACGCCTTCACCGCTTAGCTTGTTAAGATCTTCTTCAAGTGTACGAGGGTAGTTATTTAAATCGTCTGCACGTTCAAACTGCATTGGGTTGACAAAGATGCTTACCACAACGACATCGGCGTGCTCGCGTGCTTTACGAACCAGCGTTAGATGGCCTTCGTGTAGGTTGCCCATGGTTGGGACAAACGCAACTTTACGACCTTCACGTTTGAACGTCTTGATCTGTTCACGAATGGCTGAGATTTCTGCAAAAGTGTGCATGCATT from Vibrio hyugaensis includes:
- a CDS encoding SulP family inorganic anion transporter, translated to MFGSRFKDINLKGDLFGGVTTAIISLPLALAFGVASGAGAEAGLWGAIMVGLFASLFGGSNTLISEPTGPMTVIMTAVLTSMMAKYPETGMAMTFTVVMMAGAFQIVLGTLKLGKYVTLMPYSVISGFMSGIGVILIILQLSPLLGHAAPSGGVIGTLSALPDTISNLKFSELFLGLLTLGILFFFPKQYRRYVPAQLVALVAVTLLSVLVFDADDIRRIGEIPAGLPSLVVPHIDPAMFTEMVIDALVLGTLGCIDTLLTAVIGDSLTRKEHDSDKELRGQGLANMISGLFGALPGAGATMGTVTNIQVGARSPLSGVIRALILALVVLVASGLTEPIPMAVLAGIAVYVGFNILDWSFIQRAHKVSFPGMAVMYGVMLLTVFVDLIVAVGLGVFISNIIIIERLSREQARQVKAISDADEDDVPLTDSERGLLDRANGKVLFFYLSGPMIFSVSKAISRQHSSISDYEVMILDLTDVPMIDVTVGLALENAIKDALDASCEVYLLCPNQRTREQLEKFHVIDLVPDANTYKFRYEALNAAIKHVETDEHQMLTL
- a CDS encoding ABC transporter ATP-binding protein, with translation MYALEIEQLRKTYAGGFEALKGISLQVKKGDFYALLGPNGAGKSTTIGIISSLVNKTSGTTKVFGYDIDTHLELAKQNLGLVPQEFNFNQFETVEQIVMQQAGYYGVSKALAKERAEKYLTKLDLWEKRKERARNLSGGMKRRLMIARALMHEPQLLILDEPTAGVDIELRRSMWDFLKEINQEQGITIILTTHYLEEAEMLCRNIGIINKGELIENTTMKALLGKLTVETFILDIEFDGEVPVLQGVSSQSMVNGSLEIELDKSQGLNSVFNQLSDLGVKVLSMRNKANRLEELFVSIVRGGNQ
- a CDS encoding ABC transporter permease gives rise to the protein MYQLYWTAFCSLVTKEVNRFTRIWVQTLVPPAITMTLYFIIFGNLIGSRIGDMNGFSYMEYIVPGLIMMSVITNSYSNVASSFFSSKFQRNIEELLVAPVPNYIIILGFVMGGVVRGLLVGTIVTFVSLFFVDLKVDHWGIIIATVFMTSVVFSLGGLINAVYAKTFDDISIIPTFVLTPLTYLGGVFYSISLLPEFWQGVSKLNPIVYMVNAFRYGFLGVSDVGIVTSFSVLIVFVVALYAVAHYLVTKGIGLRS
- the lpxL gene encoding LpxL/LpxP family Kdo(2)-lipid IV(A) lauroyl/palmitoleoyl acyltransferase, whose protein sequence is MNIVPSPSFSFKLLLPKYWSVWFAFGLLALIVNLLPFSALRLLGRGIGSLAMLAMKRRKGIAKQNLKLCFPEYSAQECDELVKTNFKYTGMALIETGMAWFWPEWRVKRLATIVGKERLLEQEKNGRGVLVVCSHHLNLEMTARIFSQFAKGYGVYRPNSNPVYEFVQHRGRTRCGHQMIDRKDVKSMLKVLKNGQRLWYLPDHDYGVKNSVFAPFFAVEQAASTAGSSVLIDATKCAVMSGVTVSENSHYTLYIGEDLSGRFERRNPVKAASILNQELEGMIRRDVPAWMWLHKRFKTRPEGLSGVYA
- the panC gene encoding pantoate--beta-alanine ligase encodes the protein MHTFAEISAIREQIKTFKREGRKVAFVPTMGNLHEGHLTLVRKAREHADVVVVSIFVNPMQFERADDLNNYPRTLEEDLNKLSGEGVELVFTPTPEIIYPEGLDKQTFVDVPGLSTILEGASRPGHFRGVTTIVNKLFNIVQPDVACFGEKDFQQLAVIRKMVDDLAMDIEIVGVATVREMDGLAMSSRNGLLTIDERQRAPVLARTMRWISSAMRGGRDDYASVIEDANDQLRAAGLQPDEIFIRDARTLQAITTETTQAVILMSAFLGKARLIDNQTVDMAVEAKEEESSEANSANAE